Genomic window (Primulina eburnea isolate SZY01 chromosome 8, ASM2296580v1, whole genome shotgun sequence):
TCTCGGGTAAATCCTGTTCGATACTCCCAATCCGAAACCTCCGCTCAGTGTTTTGTGAAGCGTAAATATTGTCGCATCCTGTCATCTTTGGGCTTCGTAGACCACCCCCTTATCTGCCGAGTGACAAGCTGTAATcagaataatataattattcGGGAATCCCCGACTTCCCGAGCAGGCTGAATTCCAGCTACACAGCCTCAGTACTCGCCTCATTATTAGATTACGTCGGGAATCAATCCTTATTGCCAATTTGGATTTTTTCTCCCGGGGAGTATCAGATCATCACACCCTACTCCGCACCCTGCCAGGCTAGACGGCCCCTCACAAAAACTCTCCACACGTTCCTCTTCACGGGGCTGGATCATCTCAGACAAGAAGCTGACAAAGCTTTGTGCCTTGATAGGCCACTCGGTGTTTTATTTCGATATCGTACTCCCCCAATTTCCCAGTCCACTTAAATCATATCTGCCCGAGAATACCATCAGCATGATCATGAGGTGTACCGAAGAGGCTTTGTAGAACCACCTTCATTTGATGTGATAAGAAATACGGTATTAGCTTCCGGAGTAGGTTACGAAGTTAAAGCCAATGCAAGACTTTACTTCTAGACCCGATAACTGGATACGGAGTTTCGGGGCCCTCTGTAGAGCGTGCTTGACGTAATACATAGGACTTCTGATCAAGCCTTCCTCTTTGATCACACGGAACTGACAGCAAGCTCTGTAAGGAAAATATTAGGAATAATGTTTCCCCGGGCTCGGGCTTTACTACACGTGAAGGGTCACGGTTGCATGATCCTCAATAGGCGAGTGCAGATGGCTTTCAAGTCCTGTGAAGGCTTGTTTCACAGTTTATCGTTCCACCCAAGTTGCTGGGCATTTCTCCAGatttgaaagaaaggataacttcGGTGGGCGGATCGGGAATATAAATCGGAAAGGAAGCAATCTTCCTGTCATTTTTTTGTACTTCTTTTATACCATATGGGGGGAAGGCATACATAGTACGACTTCACCGTTCGTCTGGATTTACCGTTCAATTCCCCCGATCGTGACCAGAATCCCAAGTAAGTTTCCACTCTTGTAACGCCAAAAATACATTTGGCGGGTTAAGCTTGAATCTCATATTGGCACTGAGGGTGGCAAAATTTCCTCCAGATCCATCAACTAAAAGTAGTGACCATCCACCACCGGGTCTTGCTTAAGTAGGTCAACCTCCACAAGACGCTCTACGTTCAGCCCCAGCTGCTTTATTCTCGAATACTTTATCCATAGAGCGCTGATAGGTGTGCCCCTGCATTTTTCAACACCGAAAGACATTACAACAGAATAACAAAAATGTACCTCACGCCCCAGGTGACGAAACTGGCTATCTTGATCTTTTTGGTCCAGCGGGAATTTGATGATACCCCTGGTACGCACCAAAAGCTCAGCAAGCTCCATAACAGAAGTGGAATCTACCAGCTGGTCAATCCGGGGCAGTGGGATAATGATCTTTGGGGCATTGCTTTGTGTTTGATCACGAAAATCTACGCACAATGCGCCCATTTCCAGTGGATTTTAGGTACTAAAACCACATTGGAAAGCCACGTAGGGAATTGAAATCTCCCGAAAATGTGCCCTGCCTTCACTGTCCTTTATTTTTTGTTCGGATATGACCCTGTCCTTTTCAGGGACCCAAAATGCCTCTTTTTTTTTCAGCTCAGGGGTGAGATCCCTGGTGATTTCAAATGATGCTCCGATATAAGGGGAGAAATCCCGAGCTCTGCGGGGACCAGGCAAATACATGAAGTTCAGTTTTTAAACACTTACTTAAACTTAACCCGGGTGGTCATGCTGAGATCCCGAGCCACCGACCAGGCGATTTGCTGTCCAACCGGCCCCCACTTCCACCGCCTCCTGCTCTTACTCTGTCTCGACAAGTGGATCTCCCCTCTCCTCCACGATTCTTTCTCCTGTCCAACCCCTCTTCCCCCTCGCTCTAATCTTCGTCCCGATACGCCCGGACCCGCTTCATACATAACACTTTCGAGAAGAGGTGTTGTCTCTCTCCGGGCCGACTTCTCCCCTACCCTTGGCCCACAGGATAATGGTTATTTTCGGTGGTAGGTAAAGCTAACAAATCAAAAACAGCCCTAACTCATCATAGCCACGCCCGGCCTCCCCGGATAATGTTATATGATGACGGAGTCACACACACGAGAAAGGAAAGTCCATCACGTCCGGGTCCTTGTCGTTTTAGATCGGAAGCCCCAGAGTCAGCGGCAAAATAATCTCCCCCCTGATAAACCAGTGGTCTCCGCGAAACCAAAAGAGCAGTTTCCAACATGTTCCTCAGGTGATAGCCCTGTAAATCCATCTGCTCAAAGCATCTTGAAAATTACTTCACAGAACTGGCCTGAATCTACAAACCCGCAGAATGTCATAATTCGCCACCGGGCTGTGGATTCACCAAGGCATCGTGTGTGGGTAGATTCATCCCACTGTCAGGTCTTCCGGCCGAACTGATACTGCCCCTCATTGCCCCTCATGTCCTTCCACCTCCAAGCACTCTTTCCACTTCTTGACTTCCTTTGCCCGATGGAGTCTCCGTCATAAGAGCCTCCGGATAGCTTTTAATTGTCCCTACAACGGGGGGTGACTTCTTGTTCTCTTTCTGCTCAGGTTCGGCCCCCTTCGTTCTTCCGGCTGGTTCTGAGTTTGTTTCTTTTCCACAACCGCCCCTCTCTGAAACTAGATCCGGGTGTCGGGATGTCCACGGCGGCTGCACCCTAGACACTGAGTATTGATAGGGGCTTTGGGAAGGAAGTGCGCAACAAATTTCCCTTAGAACTTTGGCAATCCCAGTATTATGATAAGTCCTAATTTGACGCACAAATCCTGTCTTCCTGCTGGCCGAGCCAGTTGATGATCCGTGAGCTAAAGCCTACTACTCACAGCTCCTGCCCTCCCTCTCTCGGGGCAATCTCAGCACAGAGGCACACTATGAGAGAAATGCCCTGGATTGCCCCCTTTCGGTCCCCTCTCCTCGGGTTTGGACTACCCGGTCTCCTCCGTGTTCCTTTCCTCACTGCTTCCCCATCTTCTGTCCTCTCTTCTGGCTTCCTCCATATTTATGTAACTATCTCTGCCCGGATAACAGGCATCAAAATCCCGCCGGCCCTTTTTTGTGGTAGCGATTTAAGAATTCACCCTCTCTCAGACCCTGGGGTGAAAGGCAGTAGTCTTGGTCTCGGTGGCACAGAGGGGACGTCTAGAGCACTCTGTGTAACCTTTTGATGTAAAGCCCGCAAACCGCTCCCGGGACTCTGCTTCACCTCAAAAGACTTAACAAGCAAGTCTTTTGTACTTCTTGCTGCTACTGAAATGGTATAAAACACCCTGCTGGAAATCCTGAAAGGAGTTATACTCTGGGATGCCAGAGAAACCTTCGCAACCACCATCTGGAGCTGATCCAACCAAACGTGCTCATTGAGGAATACTTTAACACTTAATTTCGGTCAGTGTAGCAATGCAACAGCATGGCCCGTATTTTCAAATCTGGCCAGTGTTCCTCTGGGGTCAAGCGTTGCCATCCAGTAATACTTTTCCTTTGGCGGACTTGAAATCAATCCCGGGAAGAGGTCCCGGACTATGATGTCTGCGAACGGACCATCCTCTCAAGATTGTTCGGGCAACGGCTTCGATTCTTCCACTGTCCTTCTTGGGACCTTCATCTTCTGCCGTAAATTTGACATCCTCGCCATGGTAGGAGATTTTGGAGATCCGGCGCTGGACGTCCTCATCTCCCCCTGTTACTGTCTTTTTTCCCTGCTCCTCCTGTTCTTTGCTCCTCTTCATGGTCCTTGTTTATCACCCTGTTTATCACCGTGGGTGTAACAGTCGAGAGACCTCCCTTTCCACGCTGATATATACGCGTACTGCAAGCAGCCTCATCTTTATAACTCCTCAGGGCCAGGGTAATGTTTGGCCCAGTATATTGACATGGGCTTGTCTCTCGAAGTCTGTCCCCAATCCCCCTGGGATAGGATCTCCCTGATCGTCTTCTGTATCCGAGCCATATCAACGTCTGAATTGCAGGAATATTTCCCACAGACCGGCGCAATATGGCGATCCAGGCGAAAATAGATGAGCaggtcgggtgctccaccggatcgaaTCAAGTAGTTGTatgttgtttaggaaaatgaacAAGGTTATGGCTTTTCATCTTGACTGCAAACAAGAAGATGAACTCGTGAattgggcgccggaggggtggccgacgtgaccactccgatgcttaaatcAGCAGGCAAAGAAGAAAAATTAACAAGATATATATGCCGATTATGTGAACCATACCTTTTTAAGTTCAAAGAGTCCTCTCGCCCCTTTTAAATGAGTTAATACCGGCTATTTATAGGGGAGGAAGGGTAGTTTACCTCGATTTCCGTGACATTACTAAGTCGTTTAACCATCCTAAGTTCATGAATGATCTTCTCGGACCTCCAAGCCCAGTTGCTCTGGCAGATTAGATGGAGTATGATTATAACTCAGTTGGTGGCTCACTTGTCGAGGTAACGTCTATTTCGATGTTGCCAAGTGGATATGCAATGGGAAACCTACCGGTCGGGAGAAGCAACCCGACCAACTCTATGAGGGCCCGGGTAAATATAAGAATTGCGTACAACCACAAATCCATCCGAAAAGAGGAGTTACTACCATCCGGGAAGAGGAGTTTAGACCCGGATACTCCTGAAATGACCTGACTATGACCCGGATCCTACTACTGGGGTTCAcacaatatatattataatagtataatatatatatatatatatatatatatatatttaaataatgtgTTGTGTGGTGTGTGTTAGTTTGTGACATAGGGTTAACATGGCACGTAGATCCATAATCAAGTTGCATAACTATGCATTCGTTACATAAATAATGACAACAAATTATGCCATTACGACAAGGCGTGTGGAAAAGTATGTGCGTTTGGTGAATGGATAAGGTTTTACAGTGGAAGAATTAATAAGGGTGGGAAAATATCCGGATTATAGGGAACGTAAGGTGATTTTGGGCAGGGAATGGAAATTAATACGGAATGAAGGCAGTGTCTTCTCTCAACTTATTACATCTGCTAGGCCCGGCGAAGTCCGGCGGGGATCGTAGGGATCTTCCGGATGACTCGCTCGGCGTTCGAATTCTTCTTTCTCTTCTTTTGTTTTTTCAATTTATGTAATTAAATACTAAGTTTAATTCTAAAATAAGTTTACTATAAGATATAGCATTTAATTTTCGTGTGACAATGATAGATTTGAGGTAGGATTTCAATACCGTCCTGACTCATCTATATTATTATATCTCATCACTCAACTACATCTAACATTACATCTACATACATCGTAAGTGATTTCACACACATCCCCGTACTCATAACATTATTGAATACTCATATTTTACGCTAAATTTCTGTGTTACCAgacttataattatattttcttaAGATAACTAAAATAGAAAATAAGTATAATAAatgttaacaaattaaaaattaataataaataaaaatatagaaaAAATCGGAAGGGCATGAAACAGCAGACAATGAAGAGACAACTTGTCAATTCTCAAAGTTAGCATTTTTAAAAAGAAGTAAAGTTCAGTTTAGATGCTAATTTGTGTATTTTCCTCGAATTCAATTATTAGAGgttgattaattttaataatagtaaaaaaaagGATTGAAACCTAAAagattatgatatttttatgacaaaaacttgtgtgagatggtctcacacgGATCGGATTTTGTGATCCACAATATCTTTTTAGATTtgcaatgaaaaaaatattactttttatgctaagagtatattttttattatggaTACGATAAAAGATTGACCGTCTCACACTAAACATTTAAAACCGGTCCTACTCTAATTTTACATGGTAAAATGAGAATAAGCGACATTTTGTTTTCCTTTTTCTATTATGTTATGAATTGATGTACAAGACAATCTCCACGTACGTACCCTTTACGTTTCGTGTTGTTCTTGGCCGCGATCACGGTCTAGATGTGACCAAGAATATGGACCGCTGGATTCCGACACGTATTGGTAGGTCCGTTTGATAGCAGTTGCTCTCATTGACGAATGGCAGTGTGCCACGTAAAACCGAACGTGGAGGATGCAATGTAACTATAAATTACAATTTATAGTGGATTAGATAGTATCCACACTAAGGTTGTTCAACGTGGAATCCAATTTAACTGTAAATGACATGAGTTGGGGCCCACTTATCCATTGCCCACATTTGTTATTAACGATGTGCATATAAATACCATTACacataatttgaaaaaaaaatcggatttacttattatattttttttgcttgtatttcaatatttttaaaattttaaaattacaattaGATAAATTTTGTAATGAAAGGTTAGAGACTTTAGTAGGTGAAAAAACTAATTATGTTTTAAATAGAGTATATGAGAAGTCATATGCATGTAAGTTGTGTAGATAAAGTATTTCTGAATATACAAAAGTTTATCATGAGGTTTTTTCTCAAAGTAAAATCATGAACTCATTAGGAAGCGTACTTAAATTCTAACTTTGTTCATAGCCTGTTTCAGTCgccctaaaataaggataaaattCGTCGAGAAACTTGAACTACATATGTGATGTAAACTTCAGTTTTCATTAATAAAGGGCAATGAAATATCCATTCTACACTATGAATGAGCATTGATGATTGCACTGAAAAAATTTCAGTCAGAAAGTTGTTATCCCACTACCTTGTGCAGTGAAAAAATATACATTATGGTTATTACAATATAGTCATTTGACCACGTTCTCTTCTGTTTGCCTACAGGTGAAGATACACGCTGATCTGATGGAGTTACAGTACAAAGAATCCCTATGCCAAAATAAGAAACATGCGCATTTGAAAAGGAACGGATCCTCAGTTGCACATACAACGTCATTgtattactcaaagatacatcacatcgttatcgaattcatttgaAACTTTCGGTATATCAAATAGTTGTAGATTCGATAGGAATATATGAGTTTAAGTGTCCGTACTGATTTTGTGCGTTACTATCAGTGACACCTAAGGAATTATGCAGCGATGATACTAAGGCTCTTATCATGATCTTATGGATCAATCTCGAGTTGAGTTCCAATTTTCGTGATCAAAAAGGTTGATTGAAAGAATTGAGCCTACTTATGGATAAGAccgaaattgaaaaaaaaaaagttgttcTGAATCACATTAGTATGGACACAACACTGCTATTTGTATCTATGAATCATTTGATGGTCCAACAACAAATAATTAGATCATGTGTTTCTCGTTGagataaattcaaatttaaatagttAAATTTGACGACTTGTAGACCTCTAATGAGATCAAATAGATTGCTTCTAAAGGAGTTTAAAAAACGTAAGTCAATGTATAAAGTTGTTGGAATTTAGTAACTGTAGTTAATTGAAGATGTATGAACTGTATATTTAGTGAAAGAGTTCACAACACCTGACAGGCCGTAAAAATGGGACAGTGAAAAATTTGTCCTTCAAGTTTCTTATTAATGTGAATCGGAATTTGTATTCTCGATAGACGACGATGTCTGATTATCAATCGTGATTATAATGAGTGTTCGCGATTTTTATGTATTAAATTTAGACCATATACTAATTAAATAGCAAGTAAGTAGTACATAATTAATAAGGTGCAAATTCCATGAAATATTCTAGAAAAGTATAtagtaaattaattaattaataattaattgagtaattaaaaatatatattaatttaaatcataaataaatatatgtgtatatatatcgagtaattgaaaaattaatcatgtattttattttccAAGAGTGAAAAATACATATATGAGAGtgtttttttaataatgaaAAACAGTatcagataaaaaaaaaaaaaaaaaaaaaagatcctGAGTAGATTGAATTACAAACaagtttttttcaaaaaaaaaaaaattctctctCTGCCagctcacaaaaaaaaaaattaaatcaaatccTAATCTCTATCTCTTGGAGCACTATTCCGCACATAATGCCTCGACACCTGGAATTTTTGAATTCCGTTGATAACTCTCGACACAAATTTTGTTAGGTCTATAGTGCGATCTTAAGAAGACCTCTTCAGTTCTGATCGTGGATCTGATTAAACGTCTTGCGTTCGTAGATACTATTTAAGACAGAGACTATCTCCGCTAAAAAAATTCTGGAATAGTTAGAGTCGGGCAATTATATACAGAACAGAAGTTAACTAGTAGTAAAAACAAATGTATGATGATTTAAATCACAGGGGGGGGCGAATAGGGCCCAAATGTTTTAAACTACGTCAAAATATAATTTGGTAATTTTCAAGAGAGAAATATATGGATCATATGCATAAAGAAAAAAATGCATAAAGCCAGCAAGATCAATGGGTTAATGGAAGAATCAACTTATCTATCCTTTGTATGATAGAACAAAGCAATATAAACAAAATATCTAACATTAGTATCCTATGGTGGGTTGACTACTTATCTATTTCATTATGAAATGATCTGTGTAGGTATATGTTACTTCTGTACATAGCTGTACCATTTTCTCTATGCACTTGTGATCAAGTTTCATTTCCAGTCGATTCCCACTCAAAAACTCGCTTGTTTCGTATCTACGAGCAATTTCAAGGCGAACCTTCAAATGAGAATCCATTTCCCTGATACTTTGGTAAGTGATTTGCTGATAGGCCTTGAAGCAATTTGATGACTTCAAATGTATCATCAAGATAGTATTTAGCCATGCTCGGTTTCTGACCAACTGTGCAAGCAAAAACTTCTGCAGAATCGGGTAACGAACGGTTCGTGACAGAACTTGCAATAGCCTCAAACATGTCCTCATCTGATCTGTCATCACCGATGCACAATACAAAATCGGCTGGCTTTCTTTTAGTCGCCATGGTTTCCATTAGATTCTTGACCACAACGCCTTTGCTTACGCCCTGAAACACAGATTAATGAAGAAATaagattaaaatatatatacaattatGGCACGTTTGATCGACCGCCTTTTGAACTAGTTCTCCGATCAAGAAATTAAATGATACGACGGTCAGACATCATCTATATACCTGTGGTTTCACCTCAACTATTTGTTGGCCGCTGCTTACGACTACGGGGTCATTGGCAAGCACATTCTCTAAGTGATCCAGAAGCTCCTTCGCCTGCCAAGTGCCAAAGTCAGGGTCCGCTTCTTGATGATGCCAAACTAAAGCACTCTCCTTCTGCTCAACAAATGAACCGTCCGTAGCTTCTGTGTAATGTTCCATCACAGGCAAGGCGATTCTTCTCCAGTCCAAATCGACTGCTAACCCACAAGATTCCCATGCTGAATTTTTCATCCACCTAGCAGGAAACCAAAAAACTTAATTTACCAacttgtaaaaataaataaccaaAAATAAGCAAGTGTAATAAAAGGTATTGGCAATACCGGGTGAAGTATCCATGTTCAGCAGATAGCCCGAGTCTCTCACATTGAGAGAACCACTTCCCAAGAGAATCTCTCCCTCTGCCACTGACAATAAACACGACATTTTTGGGATCATTAGACAAAATATTCAAGACTGAAATAACTTCAGAGGTTGGAGATTTGTCGACTCGATCTTGAGGCATCATGGTACCATCATAATCGAGAAGGATAAGCCTGCTATTCGTGTTGTTATAAGCAGAAACGATGTGCTCCACTGAAAGCTTCCTAAAATTCGGACCTAAAGCAACAACTCGTGAATTCAAGCCGAATCCAATGCCCCAACACCTCTTTGTGTAATGCTCGGAGCATGCTCGTTCAAGATCCTGATTGAAACTTCTAGCCCAATACGCAACATCGTGAGATTCAACATACTTGTAATGTTTCTCATGGCGCAGTTCTTTCTCAGAATCGGTCATCGTGATTCCCAAAACCATAGCCTCGGCCACACTATTGATGTTCCAAGGATTGACCCGAATTGCACCACTAAGGGATGGAGAACATCCAATGAATTCGGACACAATAATGACACTTTTTCTTGGTGCGACAGAATCCTCAAGTCCAAGAACCTTATCAAACTCAGGGCCGCCTTGCCTGGATACTGTGTACTTATATGGTACCAAATTCATCCCATCCCTAACCGCATTAACCACAACACATTCAGAAATCGCGAAATATGCCACTTTTTCTTGAAAAGAAACAGGTCCATTTAAACAAACAATCGGCTGATACCCCGATTTACcgtattttttatttatctcaCCTGCAACTTTATTGATCtcactttgaagttcttgaatatCCTTTCCGTGACTCCTCGGGGGGTTCATGATCTGAACCAAGATGACACTTCCACGATACGTAGGATTCTCATCCAAAAGCAATCCCAACGCCATAAACTTCAAACTAATCCCTTTGAACATGTCCATATCATCTACACCTAACAACACAATTTTCCCACCATATTTTATCCTCAATTCCTTGACCTTTTTGGCTGTTTCTTGCAATGACATGATAGATTTAATCTGTCCCATATGAATCCCAACAGGAAGGATCTTAATATTAACAGTTCTCCCATAGTAATCCAATCCAATATACCCCCTCTTGGATTGATAATCCAGTCCAAGCATCCTGCTACAACATGACAAGAAATGCCTCGCATAATCAAAAGTATGGAATCCAACAAGATCACAATTCAGAAGGGCCCTCAAAATCTCCTCCCTGACAGGTAGAGTCCGATAAATTTCCGAAGAAGGAAAAGGAATATGAAGGAAGAATCCAAGTTTCACCCGATGATGTCTTTTCCTCAAGAAAGTAGGCAGAAGCATGAGATGATAATCATGCACCCAGACATAATCCTCATCTGGATTGATAACTTCCATTACTTTATCAGCAAAAATCTTGTTCGCTATTACATATCCCTGCCACATAGCCTTGTCAAATCTGACCCCATGATTAGATGTCAAAGGCAACATATAGTGAAACAAAGGCCACAAATAATGCTtgcaaaaaccatgatagaacttaTTAATCAAATCAACTGATAAAAAAGTAGGCACACATTTGAACTTGTCAAACAAGAATTGAGCCACCTCTTCTTGTTCTGATGAATCAATCTCCACTCCCAAACACCCAACAAACACAACCTCCACATTAGGAGGAAACCCATCTTTTAATTGCAAAACGAGGGCATCTGCATCCCAATCAAAGCACCATTTTTTACCTTCAACTGGATCCTTGAAACACTTCAATGGCAGCTGATTATAGACAATTATCCTCCTTTCTTGATTCACAGATGAAACAGGGTCAGACATTTCTGGGCCATCTCCCGTACCATTCTCTCCATCTTCAAAATCTGAGATGATCCCCGGTACCGAGATAACTCTCGGGATACGAGTCCGATCGATGGA
Coding sequences:
- the LOC140839436 gene encoding probable alpha,alpha-trehalose-phosphate synthase [UDP-forming] 11 is translated as MLSRSYFNLLNLDDYSIDRTRIPRVISVPGIISDFEDGENGTGDGPEMSDPVSSVNQERRIIVYNQLPLKCFKDPVEGKKWCFDWDADALVLQLKDGFPPNVEVVFVGCLGVEIDSSEQEEVAQFLFDKFKCVPTFLSVDLINKFYHGFCKHYLWPLFHYMLPLTSNHGVRFDKAMWQGYVIANKIFADKVMEVINPDEDYVWVHDYHLMLLPTFLRKRHHRVKLGFFLHIPFPSSEIYRTLPVREEILRALLNCDLVGFHTFDYARHFLSCCSRMLGLDYQSKRGYIGLDYYGRTVNIKILPVGIHMGQIKSIMSLQETAKKVKELRIKYGGKIVLLGVDDMDMFKGISLKFMALGLLLDENPTYRGSVILVQIMNPPRSHGKDIQELQSEINKVAGEINKKYGKSGYQPIVCLNGPVSFQEKVAYFAISECVVVNAVRDGMNLVPYKYTVSRQGGPEFDKVLGLEDSVAPRKSVIIVSEFIGCSPSLSGAIRVNPWNINSVAEAMVLGITMTDSEKELRHEKHYKYVESHDVAYWARSFNQDLERACSEHYTKRCWGIGFGLNSRVVALGPNFRKLSVEHIVSAYNNTNSRLILLDYDGTMMPQDRVDKSPTSEVISVLNILSNDPKNVVFIVSGRGRDSLGKWFSQCERLGLSAEHGYFTRWMKNSAWESCGLAVDLDWRRIALPVMEHYTEATDGSFVEQKESALVWHHQEADPDFGTWQAKELLDHLENVLANDPVVVSSGQQIVEVKPQGVSKGVVVKNLMETMATKRKPADFVLCIGDDRSDEDMFEAIASSVTNRSLPDSAEVFACTVGQKPSMAKYYLDDTFEVIKLLQGLSANHLPKYQGNGFSFEGSP